One genomic segment of Erysipelotrichaceae bacterium 66202529 includes these proteins:
- a CDS encoding diguanylate cyclase — MKKIKQPYLYIFLWILGLFLIASVILPQNTPPAAAIASNSTDIEILNNGWKNGNDQSIPSRDVNQKYFTRKLTLPAITKDTLLVIRNSYRGVQILIDQDVRLDYGFSSDNTSLLGNVFVRLPLTPADSRKELTLNFKNNYAKLTSEIEYPMLVSASSFSYHILRQNAGVVLTVISLFLLVAVMLLLIIWLKNRSFWLSKTSLYSLVIFIFLTAIWLLSDSPVLQIYISGSLRIVLLSFCSFMLMPIPLLTFINDALKQPHPLLYVLQLVLLGNIILQCILQQIGVLDFIQMLSVTHILMIISIVAILYVLFREVRLYKTDYARNILLAFFILSLFSTIALIVFYINPMSNYNMFFRIGLLLFIVMLSCFSFHKIYLVSQEQEQLQFYRQLAYTDAMTKVRNRSAFEQVRNRIADTGSDASMTVFMFDINNLKHTNDTYGHQAGDDIIQRAAELLHTVFHDIGQLYRIGGDEFLVISERNFTSPQALYALLDQKLEEYNKTAEYPLTIAKGYASNSRHEKGIDELLELADQAMYEDKRKNRKKKI, encoded by the coding sequence ATGAAAAAGATAAAACAGCCTTACCTCTACATCTTCTTATGGATATTGGGACTGTTTCTTATAGCATCTGTAATTTTACCTCAGAATACGCCGCCTGCCGCTGCGATCGCCTCAAATTCCACAGATATAGAGATTTTAAATAACGGATGGAAAAACGGAAATGATCAGAGCATTCCAAGCCGTGATGTAAATCAAAAGTATTTTACAAGAAAATTAACGCTGCCTGCCATTACCAAGGATACACTGCTTGTGATCCGTAATAGTTATCGCGGTGTACAAATCCTTATCGATCAGGATGTCCGCCTGGATTACGGCTTTTCTTCTGATAATACTTCACTCCTTGGTAATGTATTTGTGCGATTACCTCTGACGCCTGCGGATAGCCGTAAAGAACTGACACTGAACTTTAAAAACAATTATGCAAAGCTTACTTCTGAAATAGAATATCCCATGCTTGTATCTGCATCCTCCTTTTCTTATCATATCCTGCGCCAAAATGCTGGGGTGGTGCTGACAGTAATTTCTCTGTTCCTGCTGGTTGCGGTTATGCTATTGCTAATTATATGGCTTAAAAACAGGAGCTTCTGGTTATCCAAAACATCCCTGTATTCTCTTGTTATCTTTATCTTTCTGACCGCTATATGGCTGCTCAGTGATTCTCCCGTATTACAGATTTATATAAGTGGGAGTCTGCGAATCGTCCTGCTTTCCTTTTGCAGTTTTATGCTGATGCCAATTCCTCTGCTTACCTTTATCAATGATGCATTAAAACAGCCGCATCCCTTGCTGTATGTACTTCAGCTTGTACTTTTGGGTAATATCATCCTACAGTGTATCCTGCAGCAGATAGGTGTTTTGGATTTTATTCAGATGCTGTCTGTAACGCATATTCTCATGATTATTAGTATTGTGGCTATATTATATGTACTCTTCCGAGAAGTCCGGCTGTATAAAACTGATTATGCACGTAATATTTTATTAGCTTTTTTTATTCTGTCCCTTTTCTCCACCATTGCCCTTATCGTATTTTATATAAATCCGATGAGTAATTATAATATGTTCTTCCGTATCGGCTTACTCTTATTTATTGTCATGCTGAGCTGCTTCTCCTTTCACAAGATCTATTTGGTTTCGCAGGAACAGGAACAGCTTCAGTTTTACCGGCAGCTTGCTTATACAGATGCCATGACAAAGGTACGGAATCGATCTGCTTTTGAGCAGGTGCGAAATCGGATAGCGGATACTGGAAGCGATGCATCTATGACAGTCTTTATGTTTGATATCAATAATCTGAAGCATACCAATGATACCTATGGTCATCAGGCAGGAGATGATATCATACAAAGGGCTGCAGAGCTGCTTCATACTGTGTTTCACGATATCGGTCAATTGTACCGAATTGGCGGTGATGAATTTCTTGTTATTAGTGAACGGAATTTTACATCTCCGCAGGCTTTATATGCTTTGCTCGATCAGAAGCTGGAAGAGTATAACAAAACGGCAGAGTATCCATTAACCATAGCAAAGGGCTATGCCAGCAACAGCAGGCATGAAAAAGGAATTGATGAATTGCTAGAGCTTGCGGATCAGGCCATGTATGAGGATAAGCGCAAAAACCGAAAGAAAAAAATCTGA
- a CDS encoding transporter, whose amino-acid sequence MKQQENRKKVHIDNLYLMKKLDEDYLKEFHRFYDYALDSGKPDADINIIVNTALEQCLEGMKNRKKATLVIPKDLKEYTAKLSRGTLYKDMKRKIRNQDYEKMQISSIWYVFSLCIVLFFFKNLIDQKFIVNYLVDVIVACVAGGIAFKNFMIRRRIINRYHFGSFYMRMDIIAIAACVFIKIVTPAKYANFDITYLLLVISFFIMKRKIKPQFEAVI is encoded by the coding sequence ATGAAACAACAGGAAAACCGGAAAAAAGTTCATATTGATAATCTCTATCTGATGAAAAAGCTGGATGAAGATTATCTGAAGGAGTTCCATCGTTTTTATGATTACGCACTGGACAGCGGCAAGCCCGATGCGGATATCAATATCATTGTGAATACAGCACTTGAGCAATGTCTGGAGGGCATGAAAAACAGGAAGAAAGCGACGCTTGTTATTCCCAAGGATCTAAAGGAATATACGGCGAAGCTGTCACGAGGCACTCTGTATAAGGATATGAAACGGAAAATCCGTAATCAGGATTACGAGAAGATGCAAATCAGCAGTATCTGGTACGTGTTCTCCCTCTGTATCGTATTATTTTTCTTCAAGAATCTGATTGATCAGAAATTCATTGTGAATTACCTGGTCGATGTTATCGTTGCCTGCGTTGCGGGTGGGATCGCTTTTAAAAATTTCATGATTCGCAGAAGAATTATAAACCGCTATCACTTTGGCAGCTTTTATATGCGTATGGATATCATAGCAATCGCTGCCTGTGTATTCATTAAAATCGTAACACCTGCAAAATATGCGAACTTTGATATCACATATCTGCTGCTTGTAATCTCCTTTTTCATTATGAAGCGCAAAATCAAGCCGCAATTCGAAGCCGTAATTTAA
- a CDS encoding nitrous oxide-stimulated promoter family protein, with product MDAAAKREKEKRVIQEMITLYCRKQHHELQLCKECNSLLQYAKQRIDCCPFIESKTFCSNCRVHCYRKEQREQIRQIMRYSGPRMLLHRPVMVLQHMWLSRKEKKYKNKCSN from the coding sequence ATGGACGCAGCTGCGAAAAGAGAAAAGGAAAAGCGTGTGATTCAGGAAATGATAACCTTGTATTGCAGAAAACAACATCATGAGCTGCAACTTTGCAAGGAATGTAATTCCCTTCTGCAATATGCAAAGCAGCGAATCGACTGCTGTCCCTTCATAGAGAGTAAAACCTTTTGCAGTAATTGCAGGGTTCACTGCTACCGTAAGGAACAGCGTGAACAGATTCGTCAAATCATGCGTTACAGCGGCCCGCGAATGCTGCTGCACAGACCTGTTATGGTGCTGCAGCATATGTGGCTGTCACGTAAGGAAAAAAAGTATAAAAATAAATGTAGTAATTAA
- a CDS encoding RDD family protein: MEDTVKLKWYFRLFSKLDNEACNVDMTNRAVAWLIDWVAGSLITAFPTVVLYMALTKTQTVNQNLLAFDQPYGWVAGMLSLLFCIAYYVVYPYRHKGQTCGKKFMDMKIVKRDGSDVDFKSLCKRQILGCIILEGCLIPGGSYVCQLLSLAAGYDLTLVLGIASAVICFLSIYIAMKKQSRRMLHDYLADTKVVAIENCK; encoded by the coding sequence ATGGAAGATACAGTAAAGCTGAAATGGTATTTTCGACTGTTTTCAAAATTAGACAATGAGGCATGTAATGTAGACATGACAAACCGTGCTGTGGCATGGTTGATTGACTGGGTGGCAGGCTCTTTGATAACTGCATTTCCTACGGTTGTTCTATATATGGCACTGACAAAGACGCAAACAGTGAATCAAAATCTGCTGGCATTTGATCAACCGTATGGCTGGGTGGCAGGTATGCTCAGTCTTCTGTTTTGTATAGCCTATTACGTTGTTTATCCTTACCGCCACAAGGGTCAGACCTGCGGTAAAAAGTTTATGGATATGAAAATTGTGAAGCGTGATGGAAGTGATGTCGATTTCAAGTCTCTATGCAAGCGACAGATTCTTGGATGTATCATACTGGAAGGCTGCCTGATTCCAGGTGGCAGCTATGTATGTCAGCTACTGTCACTTGCTGCAGGATACGATTTAACTCTTGTTCTGGGAATTGCAAGTGCTGTTATTTGCTTCCTCTCTATTTATATCGCAATGAAAAAGCAATCCCGTAGGATGCTGCATGATTATCTGGCAGATACCAAGGTTGTAGCAATAGAAAATTGTAAATAA
- a CDS encoding DUF2992 family protein — MNQTSLSITVFFEDPFWIALFEYREDPFSYLKRVVFGSEPSEQLVYDWVIQNWYELCFHEAVEAVTKKAAHKNPKRSQREARKSMASCIPCTKAQLAKKKQQEEHAVRKTQRRKDKKEAQKEAFRLHQLKKKAKHKGH; from the coding sequence ATGAATCAGACGTCACTCAGTATTACTGTCTTTTTTGAAGACCCTTTCTGGATCGCCTTGTTTGAATACCGTGAGGATCCGTTCTCTTACCTGAAGCGCGTAGTGTTTGGAAGTGAGCCCAGTGAGCAGCTAGTCTATGACTGGGTCATACAGAACTGGTATGAGCTGTGCTTCCATGAAGCTGTGGAGGCAGTAACAAAAAAAGCAGCACATAAGAATCCGAAGCGCAGCCAGCGTGAGGCACGTAAATCCATGGCGAGCTGCATTCCCTGTACGAAGGCTCAGCTTGCGAAAAAAAAGCAGCAGGAAGAGCATGCTGTAAGGAAAACACAGAGAAGAAAGGATAAGAAGGAAGCTCAGAAAGAAGCGTTTCGTCTGCATCAACTGAAAAAAAAGGCAAAGCACAAGGGTCATTAA
- a CDS encoding ATP-binding cassette domain-containing protein, which yields MDKMGNIRLMLRMSLLVKPLAPYMLLAVFLGVTGFLCAIYIPYFSALLISHIAIQAPDFPVTVFFVMMLVLAVLRGILHYGEQACNHYIAFKLLAILRDKVFTALRRLAPAKLEGRDKGNLIYLITSDIEALEVFYAHTISPVLIAVFTCSILLIEFAKMHLLFFFIALSAYLFCGVVLPVIITKLGKQEGTQSREGFGSLSSYVLESLRGMQDVLQYRMGTKRLQTMQEKSEELHAVQKRLKLHEGTSTVLGNIAVSVFTLLMLICGSLLYMQETVSFTTVLMSSVLMVSSFGPVLALASLSNNLLLTMASARRVLQLLDEKEEVKDISGKAAVINGDIEVRDLSFAYEDEAVLNHIQAVFKKGQITGIHGKSGSGKSTLLKLIMRFWNARENCIFINGTALENINTANLRDMQSLVTQETVLFHDTIFNNIRIGRLNASVNEVEEACRKAGIHDFIMSLPKDYATPVAELGDSLSGGERQRIALARAFLHDCDCILLDEPTSNLDALNEAIILKSIREQKDKTIILVSHRPGTMQIADTVLSVESGRVC from the coding sequence ATGGATAAGATGGGAAATATACGTTTGATGCTTCGCATGAGCCTACTTGTTAAGCCGCTGGCTCCCTATATGCTTCTGGCAGTATTCCTTGGTGTGACGGGATTTCTGTGTGCGATTTATATACCGTATTTCAGTGCATTGTTAATCAGCCATATCGCTATACAGGCTCCTGATTTTCCGGTTACCGTTTTCTTTGTTATGATGCTTGTTCTGGCTGTTCTGCGCGGTATTCTGCATTATGGAGAGCAGGCTTGCAATCATTACATTGCCTTCAAACTGCTTGCGATTTTACGTGACAAGGTGTTTACAGCACTGCGCCGGCTTGCACCTGCGAAGCTGGAGGGCAGAGATAAGGGAAATCTGATTTATCTGATTACCAGTGATATCGAAGCGCTGGAGGTGTTTTATGCACATACGATATCACCAGTACTTATCGCCGTTTTCACCTGTAGTATTCTGCTGATTGAATTTGCGAAAATGCATCTGCTGTTTTTCTTCATCGCATTATCTGCTTACCTGTTCTGTGGTGTTGTACTTCCTGTCATTATCACAAAGCTGGGAAAACAGGAGGGTACGCAGTCCAGAGAGGGCTTTGGAAGCCTGAGCAGCTATGTTCTGGAATCTTTACGCGGTATGCAGGATGTGCTGCAATACCGTATGGGAACCAAACGGCTGCAGACCATGCAGGAAAAAAGTGAGGAGCTTCATGCAGTACAGAAACGGCTGAAGCTTCATGAGGGCACTTCCACTGTTCTGGGAAATATCGCAGTGAGTGTGTTCACCTTGCTCATGCTGATATGTGGGAGTCTACTGTATATGCAGGAAACGGTAAGCTTTACAACTGTTCTTATGAGCAGTGTTCTCATGGTATCCAGCTTTGGGCCTGTGCTGGCTCTTGCAAGTCTGTCAAATAATCTGTTACTTACCATGGCAAGTGCAAGACGTGTGTTACAGCTGTTGGATGAAAAAGAGGAGGTAAAGGATATTAGTGGTAAGGCTGCTGTAATAAATGGTGATATCGAGGTGCGTGATCTAAGCTTTGCGTATGAAGATGAAGCTGTGCTCAATCATATTCAGGCGGTGTTTAAAAAAGGACAGATCACAGGGATCCATGGAAAAAGCGGATCCGGGAAATCCACCTTGCTGAAGCTGATTATGCGCTTTTGGAATGCCCGGGAAAACTGCATCTTTATCAATGGCACCGCTCTTGAGAATATCAATACTGCTAATTTAAGAGATATGCAAAGCTTAGTAACACAGGAGACCGTGCTGTTTCATGATACGATATTCAATAATATACGGATTGGCCGCCTAAATGCTTCGGTCAATGAGGTGGAGGAGGCATGTCGCAAAGCGGGAATTCATGATTTTATTATGTCACTTCCCAAGGATTATGCTACACCGGTTGCGGAGCTTGGTGATTCCCTCTCCGGGGGAGAGCGACAGCGAATTGCGCTTGCCAGGGCATTTCTGCACGATTGTGATTGTATTCTGCTGGATGAGCCGACAAGCAATCTGGATGCATTAAATGAAGCGATAATTTTAAAAAGTATACGTGAACAGAAGGATAAAACAATTATACTGGTATCTCACAGACCTGGTACCATGCAAATTGCGGATACGGTACTGTCTGTGGAATCCGGAAGAGTCTGCTGA
- a CDS encoding DUF454 family protein — MKFIYFIIGAGSMVLGAVGVILPVLPTTPFLLLSAWCFAKSSQRFHNWFISTRLYKNHLDSFVRERSMTLKTKISLLAFASSMLLLAMYFMNSIWLRLFLFALMLFKYYYFLFKIKTISV, encoded by the coding sequence ATGAAATTTATTTATTTTATCATTGGTGCAGGTTCTATGGTGCTGGGAGCTGTTGGAGTCATCCTGCCGGTTTTGCCAACGACGCCGTTTTTACTTCTCTCTGCCTGGTGTTTTGCGAAAAGCTCACAAAGGTTTCATAACTGGTTTATTTCTACACGTTTATATAAAAATCACCTGGATTCCTTTGTCAGAGAGCGTTCTATGACCCTGAAAACAAAGATTTCACTTTTGGCATTTGCAAGCTCTATGCTGCTTTTGGCCATGTACTTTATGAATTCGATATGGCTGCGCTTGTTTCTGTTTGCACTCATGCTGTTTAAATATTATTATTTTCTATTCAAAATCAAAACAATCTCTGTATAA
- a CDS encoding ATP-binding cassette domain-containing protein produces MIDKRLLKEMPETKPYIIKQVGMQWISLLCNIVFVALMAYVLDGVYKKTVTVQDLFLTTGGVIICIAVRAICVRKASIYSHEASCHVREHLRMRLFTKLLEMKNSYTKCAPTSELIQLSVEGIDQLEIYFGRYLPQFFYSMLAPVSLFLILVWMDVKSAVVLIVCVPLIPMSIIAVQKFAKRLLSKYWSSYTTLGDSFLENLQGLTTLKIYQADEWKQQEMNKEAENFRKITMKVLTMQLNSVSVMDLIAYGGAALGSIVAIISFQQGSLSLFQVICIVLLSSEFFIPLRLLGSFFHIAMNGIAASDKIFRILDQPVERVDKKQWKHDAMHIQLRDVSFSYDDERSILHHIYMQLKPGQFTAIVGESGSGKSTIAKLIAGLEKNYHGQLLIDGMQRNEIDDDAFYQSFLYVSHQPFIFKGSVRENLSIASENVTEADMIAALQKVQLYAFIVEQGGLDMELMEQGNNLSGGQKQRLSIARALLANRDVYIFDEAASNIDADSEDAIVSVIHKLAETKTVLMITHRLKSIADCDQIYVLDKGMCREHGTHEALLKMKGIYTRMYEKQQELEAMEGGVNHG; encoded by the coding sequence ATGATTGATAAACGACTATTGAAAGAAATGCCGGAAACAAAACCATATATCATAAAGCAGGTAGGGATGCAGTGGATTTCACTGTTATGCAATATTGTCTTTGTGGCACTTATGGCATATGTCCTTGACGGTGTATACAAAAAGACTGTTACTGTACAGGATTTATTTTTGACAACAGGGGGAGTCATTATCTGTATCGCTGTCAGAGCAATATGTGTACGCAAGGCAAGCATATATTCTCATGAGGCATCCTGTCATGTACGGGAGCACTTGCGTATGCGTCTGTTCACAAAGCTGCTGGAAATGAAAAACAGCTATACCAAATGTGCACCGACCAGTGAGCTCATACAATTGAGTGTGGAAGGAATTGATCAGCTTGAGATTTATTTTGGAAGATATCTACCCCAGTTTTTCTACAGTATGCTGGCACCGGTATCCTTATTCCTGATTCTTGTATGGATGGATGTAAAAAGTGCAGTAGTACTAATTGTCTGTGTACCCCTGATTCCTATGTCAATCATAGCTGTTCAGAAATTCGCAAAGAGGCTGCTGTCTAAATACTGGAGCAGTTATACCACGCTGGGAGACAGCTTTTTGGAAAACCTGCAGGGTCTTACCACCTTGAAAATTTATCAGGCTGATGAATGGAAGCAGCAGGAAATGAATAAGGAAGCGGAGAATTTTCGAAAAATTACGATGAAGGTACTAACGATGCAGCTAAACTCTGTAAGTGTTATGGATCTGATTGCCTATGGAGGGGCAGCACTGGGAAGTATTGTAGCGATTATCAGCTTCCAGCAGGGAAGTCTTTCCCTGTTTCAGGTGATTTGCATTGTACTTTTATCCTCGGAATTTTTTATACCACTGCGTCTGCTTGGTTCCTTCTTTCACATAGCGATGAATGGTATTGCGGCCAGCGATAAGATTTTCCGAATACTGGATCAGCCTGTAGAACGTGTTGATAAGAAACAGTGGAAGCATGACGCTATGCACATACAGCTGCGCGATGTCAGCTTTTCCTATGATGATGAACGCTCTATCCTGCATCATATATATATGCAGCTAAAGCCGGGGCAGTTTACTGCAATCGTAGGAGAAAGCGGCTCCGGTAAGAGTACGATTGCCAAACTGATTGCCGGACTGGAAAAGAATTACCATGGGCAGCTGCTGATTGATGGGATGCAACGAAATGAGATTGATGATGATGCCTTTTATCAATCCTTCCTCTATGTCAGTCATCAGCCGTTTATCTTTAAGGGCAGTGTCCGCGAGAATTTGAGTATTGCTTCAGAGAATGTAACGGAAGCGGATATGATTGCGGCTCTGCAGAAGGTTCAGCTATATGCCTTTATTGTGGAGCAGGGCGGTCTGGATATGGAGCTTATGGAACAGGGCAATAATCTGTCTGGTGGTCAGAAGCAGCGTTTATCCATAGCACGTGCGCTTTTGGCAAATCGAGATGTATATATTTTCGATGAGGCTGCGAGCAATATCGATGCGGATAGCGAGGATGCAATCGTATCCGTCATTCATAAGCTGGCAGAAACAAAAACGGTTCTTATGATTACGCACCGCTTAAAAAGCATTGCAGATTGTGATCAGATTTATGTCCTTGATAAGGGCATGTGCAGAGAGCACGGTACTCACGAAGCCCTGCTGAAAATGAAAGGGATCTATACCCGGATGTATGAAAAACAGCAGGAGCTGGAGGCAATGGAAGGAGGAGTAAACCATGGATAA
- a CDS encoding M18 family aminopeptidase, producing the protein MYKDIAKELLTFIQKSPSCFHAVDTMKHMLLENGYTELRECEAWSLNKGGKYFTTRNGSSILAFQIGNTLEDYHFQVTSSHSDSPTFKVKEHAELKGKGGYLQLNTEGYGGMLCSTWMDRPLSLAGRVLVKDGNTFTSKLLSFDRDLLLIPNVAIHMNRDVNNGMKYNNQVDMLPLFSAGECSEGDYAQLIADELGCAKEQIFGTDLYLYNRMAPSIWGAKEEFISSGKLDDLQCAFTSLKALLAGTNEKAINVFACFDNEEVGSGTKQGACSTFLYDVLQRINDNLGFTKEDYYRAVAKSFMVSCDNAHAVHPNHPEKTDDTNCTYLNKGIVVKFSANQKYTTDAISSAVFAGICEKAGVPVQHFANRSDAAGGSTLGNLSSQKVSMHTVDIGLAQLAMHSSYETAGIKDSAYMIRALTTFYTSNLHITDSETIEVA; encoded by the coding sequence ATGTATAAGGATATTGCAAAGGAATTACTGACATTTATTCAAAAAAGTCCCAGCTGCTTCCATGCTGTGGATACTATGAAACATATGCTGCTGGAAAATGGCTATACAGAATTACGTGAATGTGAAGCATGGTCACTGAACAAGGGCGGGAAATACTTTACGACCAGAAACGGATCCAGCATACTTGCTTTTCAAATTGGTAATACACTGGAAGATTACCATTTTCAGGTAACCTCCTCTCATTCTGACTCTCCAACCTTCAAGGTAAAAGAACATGCGGAATTAAAAGGAAAAGGCGGTTACTTACAATTAAATACAGAAGGCTATGGCGGAATGCTTTGTTCTACATGGATGGATCGTCCGCTGTCTCTGGCAGGACGTGTTCTTGTGAAGGATGGAAATACCTTTACAAGCAAACTGTTGAGCTTTGACCGCGACCTGCTTTTGATTCCAAACGTTGCCATTCATATGAACCGAGATGTAAACAATGGAATGAAATATAACAATCAGGTGGATATGCTGCCGCTGTTCTCCGCAGGTGAATGCAGTGAAGGTGATTATGCACAGTTGATTGCGGATGAGCTGGGATGTGCAAAGGAACAGATTTTTGGAACAGATTTATATTTGTATAACCGTATGGCTCCAAGCATCTGGGGTGCAAAGGAAGAATTTATCTCATCCGGTAAGCTGGATGACCTGCAATGTGCATTCACTTCACTGAAAGCCCTGCTGGCAGGAACGAATGAAAAAGCAATCAATGTATTTGCCTGCTTTGACAATGAGGAAGTCGGCTCCGGTACTAAACAGGGGGCCTGCTCCACCTTCCTGTATGATGTTTTACAGAGAATCAATGACAATCTGGGCTTTACAAAGGAAGATTACTATCGTGCCGTTGCGAAAAGCTTCATGGTTTCCTGTGATAATGCTCACGCTGTTCATCCGAACCATCCTGAAAAAACAGACGATACCAACTGCACATATCTGAATAAAGGAATCGTTGTAAAATTCAGTGCCAATCAGAAATACACAACCGATGCCATCAGCTCAGCGGTATTTGCAGGTATTTGTGAAAAGGCGGGTGTTCCGGTACAGCATTTTGCAAATCGCAGTGATGCAGCAGGAGGCAGCACACTTGGAAATCTGTCCAGTCAGAAGGTATCCATGCACACCGTAGATATCGGTCTTGCACAGCTTGCTATGCATTCCTCCTACGAAACTGCAGGTATAAAGGACAGTGCCTACATGATTCGTGCACTGACAACCTTCTATACAAGCAACCTTCACATCACAGACAGTGAAACAATCGAGGTCGCATAG